The sequence TCGACCCCATCGTGCCGCAGTACATTGCCGACCTGGTCTCCTGGGCGGCCATCGGCGCCCGCACCACCGAGTCCCAAACCCATCGCGAAATGGCCAGCGGCCTTTCGATGCCCGTGGGATTCAAGAACGGCACCGATGGCAGTCTGCAGGTGGCCATCGACGCCATGCAGGCCGCGCGGCATCCCCACGCTTTTCTCGGCGTGGACGAGGACGGCATCACCAGCATTGTCCGGACCACCGGCAATCCCTGGGGCCACATCGTCCTGCGCGGTGGCCGTCAGCGGCCCAACTACGATCCCGAAAGTATCCGCCAGACCGAACAACAACTCGCTGCGGCGGGGCTGCCCCCGGTGATCATGGTGGATTGCAGCCATGCCAACTCCGGCAAGATCCCGGCCCGGCAGGAGGACGTCTGGCGCAGCGTCATCCAACAACGTTGCAGCGGCACCCGGTCGCTGGTCGGCATCATGCTCGAAAGCAACCTGTTCGAAGGCAATCAACCGTTCCCGCGACCCGTGCACGAGCTGCGTTACGGGGTGTCCATCACCGACCCGTGCATCAGTTGGGAAACCACGGAACGACTCCTGCGTTGGGGTGCAGCCGAACTGGCCCGGGCCGGTCAACCTGCCCCTCACGCAGCCCCGGCCGTTCCGGCCGGTTCCTGACCACCGGGGCTGCTACCGGCCTGAACTGCGGCCCTCCGCCGCGGCCAACATCTCTGATGGCCCGCGGCGCATATGCCAGCCCCGAGCAGGACCGTGTCCCCACAGCGCAGCCGGAAACCGGACGCGAGGTGGACGGCTCCGCAACGTTGCGCTTGAGCCAAAC is a genomic window of Limisphaera ngatamarikiensis containing:
- a CDS encoding 3-deoxy-7-phosphoheptulonate synthase, translated to MVRIQNVHVRELIRLKPPRALLAELPLDEAAARTVVAGREAVRRILEGADSRMLVLVGPCSIHDPEAALDYARRLAALRRELQDSFEIIMRVYFEKPRTTIGWKGLINDPHLDGTYDIETGLRRARSLLLEIAHLGLPAGTEFLDPIVPQYIADLVSWAAIGARTTESQTHREMASGLSMPVGFKNGTDGSLQVAIDAMQAARHPHAFLGVDEDGITSIVRTTGNPWGHIVLRGGRQRPNYDPESIRQTEQQLAAAGLPPVIMVDCSHANSGKIPARQEDVWRSVIQQRCSGTRSLVGIMLESNLFEGNQPFPRPVHELRYGVSITDPCISWETTERLLRWGAAELARAGQPAPHAAPAVPAGS